A window from Citrobacter amalonaticus encodes these proteins:
- a CDS encoding autotransporter outer membrane beta-barrel domain-containing protein, giving the protein MSNSRDYTTFNETMINTSQNGTTTPLQGWGVYLDSAGYKFKNLVINTTGSEADGIHSKNAGGRLEAENISIITTGTSSDGINLGRELSNASSVVEVSGNVRVDAENGMGLRANISRANTSAQSSIIVHGNADIVTRGSGGANSGYGIYAGKDLGDLFGSAAGIADVTIGGTATITTSGSNAHGVYAGRKGEVNLNNVNITTTGSGANGIYAYASSDFATVNLGGDTTIKATGNNANAMYAYQSKGLIRSWDATTDTASSGVYNIEGNLYARYSGIIDLTMDDGSHFVGTANSSQLENTASYRATINLDMKGASSEWTMTGNSVVSNLTLDQATLRYSPDGVSRDDAGTFKTLTVIGNYIGTNALLVLNTVLEGDGSLTDMLKVNGDTSGNTKVGINNIGGVGELTVDGIKIVEVAGNSDGTFTKSGRIVAGAYDYDVVKKASDWYLTSELSPVDPPPVEPPPPPPTEPDPDPAQPDPTDPPGPPVYPGPVEHQYRPEFGSYLANNYAANTMFITRLHDRLGETQYTDMLTGEEKVTSMWMRNVGGHNRFTDGSGQLKTNANRYVLQLGGDLAQWSSDGLDRWHLGAMAGYANQKSKTRNSYTGYSSRGQVDGYSVGLYATWYANEADKTGTYLDSWVLYNWFDNTVSGEHLASENYKSDGITASVEGGYSFLVGESENKTYWIQPKAQVIWMDVQADSHREHNGTVVKDKTDGNLMTRLGVRAYLKGHAEKDTDKGRDFQPFIEANWIHNTNNQTVQMGSIKDDISGTRNIGELKVGIEGQINPRLQVWGNVAQQMGDNSYSDTSAMLGVKYSF; this is encoded by the coding sequence ATGTCAAATAGTCGGGACTATACGACATTTAACGAAACCATGATTAATACCAGCCAAAACGGAACAACTACACCTTTGCAAGGTTGGGGTGTATACCTCGATAGCGCAGGCTATAAATTTAAAAATCTGGTAATTAATACAACCGGTTCGGAAGCAGATGGTATCCACTCAAAAAATGCGGGTGGCAGACTGGAAGCTGAAAATATCTCTATTATTACTACCGGAACGAGTTCCGACGGGATTAACCTCGGACGTGAGTTGAGCAACGCATCCTCCGTTGTGGAAGTGAGCGGTAACGTGAGGGTGGATGCCGAAAATGGTATGGGGTTGCGCGCAAATATATCCAGAGCAAATACCAGCGCACAGTCATCAATTATTGTTCATGGGAATGCGGATATTGTTACCCGTGGTTCTGGCGGCGCGAACTCCGGATACGGGATCTATGCTGGTAAGGATCTCGGTGACTTATTTGGCAGTGCTGCGGGAATCGCGGATGTCACGATTGGCGGTACTGCAACCATTACCACTTCTGGTTCGAATGCTCATGGTGTTTACGCAGGAAGGAAAGGTGAGGTCAACCTCAATAACGTCAATATCACAACCACTGGTAGTGGCGCGAATGGTATCTATGCTTACGCCAGCAGTGATTTTGCCACAGTGAATTTGGGTGGGGACACCACCATTAAGGCGACAGGCAATAATGCCAATGCGATGTATGCCTATCAAAGTAAAGGCCTCATTCGCTCCTGGGATGCCACTACGGACACTGCAAGCTCTGGTGTCTATAACATTGAGGGCAACCTTTATGCACGCTATAGCGGCATTATTGACCTGACAATGGATGATGGAAGCCATTTCGTGGGCACCGCCAACTCTTCGCAACTGGAAAATACAGCATCTTACCGTGCGACTATTAATCTGGATATGAAGGGTGCCAGCAGCGAATGGACGATGACTGGAAATTCCGTGGTCTCTAATCTGACGCTGGATCAGGCGACGCTGCGCTATAGTCCTGACGGCGTGTCTCGCGATGATGCGGGAACCTTCAAAACATTGACTGTGATAGGAAACTACATCGGGACCAACGCGCTGTTAGTGCTGAATACCGTACTGGAAGGTGACGGTTCATTAACTGACATGCTGAAAGTGAATGGCGATACCTCCGGTAATACCAAAGTGGGGATCAACAACATTGGTGGTGTGGGTGAACTGACCGTCGATGGGATTAAAATTGTTGAGGTTGCCGGAAACTCTGACGGTACCTTTACCAAATCAGGGCGTATCGTCGCCGGTGCGTACGACTATGACGTGGTGAAAAAAGCCAGTGACTGGTATCTGACCAGCGAGCTGTCACCGGTGGATCCGCCGCCAGTGGAGCCGCCTCCGCCACCACCGACTGAGCCGGATCCCGATCCCGCGCAGCCAGACCCAACTGATCCTCCAGGACCGCCAGTATATCCGGGTCCCGTCGAGCACCAGTATCGCCCTGAATTCGGGAGTTATCTGGCGAACAACTATGCGGCCAATACGATGTTTATCACCCGTCTGCATGACCGTCTGGGTGAAACTCAGTATACCGATATGCTGACTGGCGAAGAAAAAGTCACCAGTATGTGGATGCGTAACGTAGGGGGCCATAATCGCTTTACTGACGGCAGCGGGCAGTTGAAAACCAACGCTAACCGTTATGTTCTGCAGTTAGGCGGCGACCTGGCGCAGTGGAGCAGCGACGGCCTCGATCGCTGGCATCTGGGTGCCATGGCGGGTTATGCCAACCAGAAAAGTAAAACCCGTAACAGTTACACTGGCTATTCGTCTCGTGGGCAGGTAGATGGTTACAGCGTCGGTCTGTATGCCACCTGGTATGCCAATGAAGCGGATAAGACCGGGACCTATCTGGACAGTTGGGTACTGTATAACTGGTTTGATAACACCGTTAGTGGCGAACATCTGGCCAGCGAAAACTACAAATCCGACGGTATCACGGCGTCTGTTGAAGGCGGTTATAGCTTCCTGGTCGGGGAAAGTGAAAATAAAACCTACTGGATCCAACCGAAAGCGCAGGTTATCTGGATGGACGTGCAGGCCGATTCACACCGTGAGCACAACGGGACGGTGGTTAAAGACAAAACTGACGGCAACCTGATGACTCGCCTCGGCGTCCGTGCTTACCTGAAAGGTCATGCGGAGAAAGATACCGATAAAGGCCGTGATTTCCAGCCGTTCATTGAAGCGAACTGGATCCACAACACCAATAACCAGACCGTACAGATGGGCTCCATCAAGGATGACATCAGCGGGACACGTAACATTGGTGAGCTGAAAGTGGGTATTGAAGGGCAAATCAACCCGCGTCTGCAGGTGTGGGGTAACGTGGCGCAGCAAATGGGCGACAACAGCTACAGCGATACCTCTGCGATGCTCGGGGTGAAATACAGCTTCTAA
- a CDS encoding sugar kinase: MIRIACVGITVLDRIYYVETLPAVGGKYVARRYTEVGGGPAATAAVAAAKLGAQVDFIGRVGDDDTGKHLLAELESLGVNTRYTRRYAGAKSSQSAIMVDAQGERIIVNFPSPDLPAEADWLNDIDFSQWDIVLADVRWHEGAKQAFTLAHQAGVETLLDGDVTPQDISELVALSDHAVFSAPGLARLTGINETANALKQSQTLTNGHVYVTQGSEGCDWIENGTLQHQAGFAVDVVDTTGAGDVFHGALAFSLASGSELKDAVRFASGVAALKCTRPGGRAGIPDCDQTRSFLSLFV; encoded by the coding sequence ATGATTCGTATTGCTTGTGTAGGTATTACCGTGCTGGATCGCATCTATTACGTAGAAACGTTACCGGCTGTAGGCGGTAAATATGTGGCGCGTCGTTATACCGAGGTGGGCGGTGGACCAGCCGCCACTGCCGCAGTGGCAGCGGCGAAGTTAGGGGCACAGGTAGACTTTATTGGCCGTGTGGGCGATGACGACACCGGAAAACACCTGTTGGCGGAGCTGGAATCTCTGGGGGTCAATACCCGTTACACCCGGCGTTATGCGGGGGCAAAGTCGTCGCAATCGGCTATCATGGTTGATGCTCAAGGGGAGCGGATTATCGTCAATTTCCCGAGCCCCGATTTGCCGGCGGAGGCCGACTGGCTCAATGACATCGACTTTTCCCAGTGGGATATCGTACTGGCGGACGTTCGCTGGCATGAAGGGGCAAAGCAGGCCTTTACGCTGGCGCATCAGGCGGGCGTGGAGACGCTGCTGGATGGTGATGTGACGCCTCAGGACATCAGCGAGCTGGTGGCCTTAAGCGATCATGCTGTGTTTTCGGCCCCGGGTCTGGCGCGCCTGACGGGCATCAATGAGACCGCCAATGCGTTGAAACAATCACAAACGCTCACAAATGGACATGTCTACGTCACGCAAGGTAGTGAAGGGTGTGACTGGATAGAAAATGGCACGCTGCAACACCAGGCCGGTTTTGCGGTGGATGTGGTGGATACAACCGGGGCAGGCGATGTTTTCCACGGTGCGCTGGCATTCAGCCTCGCATCAGGAAGCGAACTGAAAGACGCGGTCAGGTTCGCCAGTGGGGTGGCGGCGCTGAAATGTACCCGACCGGGAGGACGTGCAGGAATTCCTGACTGTGATCAAACCCGATCTTTTCTGTCACTTTTTGTATAA
- the yihX gene encoding glucose-1-phosphatase, whose amino-acid sequence MLYIFDLGNVIVDIDFNRVLGTWSDLSRVPLASLKQSFTMGEAFHQHERGEITDEAFAEALCHEMDLSLSYEQFSHGWQAVFVALRPEVIDIMQKLREQGHRVVVLSNTNRLHTTFWPEEYPEIRQAADHIYLSQDLGMRKPETRIYQHVLQQEGFSVSDTVFFDDNIDNIEGANQLGITSILVTDKTVIPEYFAKLLC is encoded by the coding sequence ATGCTCTATATCTTTGATTTAGGTAATGTGATTGTCGATATCGACTTCAACCGCGTATTAGGTACCTGGAGCGATCTGAGCCGTGTGCCGCTGGCGTCGTTAAAGCAGAGCTTTACGATGGGTGAGGCCTTCCATCAGCACGAACGGGGAGAAATCACCGATGAAGCATTTGCCGAGGCCCTTTGTCATGAGATGGATCTGTCGCTGAGCTACGAACAGTTTTCCCATGGCTGGCAGGCCGTTTTTGTCGCGCTACGGCCTGAGGTTATCGATATCATGCAGAAACTGCGTGAGCAGGGGCATCGCGTGGTCGTCCTGTCGAACACCAACCGGCTGCATACGACGTTCTGGCCAGAGGAATATCCAGAAATTCGCCAGGCGGCGGACCATATTTATTTGTCGCAGGATCTGGGGATGCGCAAGCCGGAGACACGGATTTATCAGCATGTGTTACAGCAAGAGGGTTTTTCAGTGAGCGACACGGTCTTTTTTGACGACAACATCGATAATATAGAAGGGGCCAACCAGTTGGGGATAACCAGCATTCTGGTGACCGATAAAACCGTCATTCCTGAGTATTTCGCGAAGTTGTTATGCTAA
- a CDS encoding DeoR/GlpR family DNA-binding transcription regulator yields MSFTELTGNPRHDQLLSLVGERGYMNIDELAGLLDVSTQTVRRDIRKLSEQGLITRHHGGAGRASSVVNTAFEQREVSWTQEKKAIAEAVADYIPDGSTVFITIGTTVEQVARALLNHNHLRIITNSLRVAHILYNNPRFEVMVPGGTLRPHNSGIIGPSATAFVADFRADYLVTSVGAIESDGAMLEFDVNEASVVKTMMAHSRHILLAADHTKYHASAAVEIGNVSAVTALFTDELPGPALHTLLQSHQVEIVQVSPDQDDGVSP; encoded by the coding sequence ATGAGTTTTACCGAACTGACCGGTAACCCACGGCATGATCAGTTGCTATCGCTCGTTGGTGAGCGTGGGTATATGAACATTGATGAACTGGCGGGTTTACTGGATGTCTCTACGCAGACGGTGCGCCGTGATATCCGTAAATTAAGCGAACAGGGGCTGATTACCCGTCATCACGGTGGCGCTGGCCGCGCGTCCAGCGTGGTTAACACTGCCTTTGAGCAACGTGAAGTCTCGTGGACGCAAGAGAAAAAAGCCATCGCGGAAGCGGTGGCGGACTACATTCCAGATGGTTCAACGGTGTTCATCACCATTGGCACTACCGTAGAGCAGGTGGCGCGGGCGTTGTTGAACCACAATCATCTGCGTATCATCACCAACAGCCTTCGGGTTGCGCATATTCTCTATAACAATCCCCGTTTCGAAGTGATGGTCCCCGGTGGAACGCTGCGTCCACATAACAGCGGGATTATTGGCCCTTCTGCGACTGCGTTTGTCGCTGATTTCCGGGCGGACTACCTCGTCACCAGCGTCGGGGCGATTGAAAGCGATGGCGCGATGCTGGAATTTGACGTCAATGAGGCCAGTGTGGTGAAGACGATGATGGCTCACTCCCGCCATATTCTGCTTGCTGCCGATCATACGAAATACCACGCCTCGGCGGCGGTAGAAATTGGCAATGTTTCTGCGGTAACCGCGTTGTTTACTGATGAACTCCCTGGCCCGGCTCTGCATACGCTTCTTCAGTCTCATCAGGTTGAAATCGTTCAGGTGAGCCCAGACCAGGATGATGGCGTTTCTCCGTAA
- the yihS gene encoding sulfoquinovose isomerase has product MKWFNTMSHNRWLEQETDRIFNFGKNAAVPTGFGWLGNKGQVKEEMGTHLWITARMLHVYSVAAAMGRPGAYSLVDHGIKAMNGALRDKKYGGWYACVNDEGVVDASKQGYQHFFALLGAASAVTTGHPEARKLLDYTIEVIEKYFWSEEEQMCLESWDEAFSKTEDYRGGNANMHAVEAFLIVYDVTHDKKWLDRAIHIASVIIHDVARKGEYRVNEHFDVNWNPVRDYNKDNPAHRFRAYGGTPGHWIEWGRLMLHIHAALEARSEQPPAWLLEDAKGLFHATIRDAWAPDGADGIVYTVDWDGKPIVRERVRWPIVEAMGTAYALYTVTGDRQYETWYQTWWEYCIKYLMDYENGSWWQELDADNKVTTRVWDGKQDIYHLLHCLVIPRLPLAPGLAPAVAAGLLDINAR; this is encoded by the coding sequence ATGAAATGGTTTAACACCATGAGCCACAACCGCTGGCTGGAGCAAGAAACCGATCGCATCTTCAATTTTGGTAAGAACGCGGCGGTGCCAACCGGATTCGGCTGGCTGGGTAATAAAGGACAGGTCAAAGAAGAGATGGGCACGCACCTGTGGATCACCGCCCGCATGCTGCACGTCTATTCCGTCGCCGCAGCGATGGGCAGACCGGGCGCTTACAGCCTGGTCGATCACGGTATTAAGGCCATGAACGGCGCGCTGCGGGATAAAAAATACGGTGGCTGGTACGCCTGCGTGAATGATGAAGGCGTGGTAGATGCCTCCAAACAGGGATACCAACACTTTTTTGCACTGCTGGGCGCTGCCAGCGCGGTCACCACCGGACACCCTGAGGCCAGGAAACTGCTCGATTACACCATTGAAGTCATTGAGAAATACTTCTGGAGTGAAGAAGAGCAAATGTGCCTGGAATCCTGGGATGAAGCGTTTAGCAAAACCGAAGACTATCGCGGCGGCAATGCCAATATGCACGCCGTTGAAGCCTTCCTGATTGTTTACGACGTCACCCATGACAAAAAATGGCTGGATCGTGCGATCCACATCGCCTCGGTCATCATTCACGATGTCGCCCGCAAAGGGGAATACCGGGTCAATGAGCATTTCGACGTGAACTGGAACCCGGTCCGCGACTACAACAAAGACAATCCCGCCCACCGTTTCCGCGCCTATGGCGGCACGCCAGGCCACTGGATTGAGTGGGGCCGTCTGATGCTGCATATCCACGCCGCGTTAGAAGCGAGAAGCGAACAACCGCCCGCCTGGTTACTGGAAGACGCAAAAGGTCTTTTCCACGCCACCATTCGTGATGCCTGGGCGCCCGACGGCGCTGACGGCATCGTGTACACCGTTGACTGGGATGGCAAACCCATTGTTCGTGAACGGGTGCGCTGGCCGATTGTAGAAGCAATGGGTACCGCCTATGCGCTATATACGGTCACGGGCGATCGCCAGTACGAAACCTGGTATCAGACCTGGTGGGAATACTGCATTAAGTACCTGATGGATTACGAAAATGGTTCCTGGTGGCAGGAGCTGGATGCGGACAACAAGGTCACAACCCGGGTATGGGACGGTAAACAGGATATTTATCACCTGTTGCACTGTCTGGTTATCCCACGTTTACCGCTGGCACCGGGCCTTGCTCCTGCGGTTGCTGCCGGTCTTCTGGATATCAACGCCAGGTAA
- a CDS encoding alpha-glucosidase: MNSLQQRSTPLELTTLQNGFTLTYHQRLILRHSEAAPCLWVGAGVADIDMFRGNFNIKDKLNEKIALTDATVSESAGGWRVRFSRGDAVNATLHISTDEAGRLQLYLHNDDPDHNRIWLRLAANPDDHIYGCGEQFSYFDLRGKPFPLWTSEQGVGRNKNSYVTWQADCKENAGGDYYWTFFPQPTFVSTQKYYCHVDNSCYMNFDFSAPDYHELALWEEKTTLRIECADTYIALLEKLTALLGRQPELPDWIYDGVTLGIQGGTEVCQKKLDTMRRAGVKVNGIWAQDWSGIRMTSFGKRVMWNWKWNSDNYPQLDSRIKQWNAEGVQFLSYINPYVASDKDLCAEAAKHGYLAKDTSGNDYLVEFGEFYGGVVDLTNPAAYDWFKDVIKKNMIALGCGGWMADFGEYLPTDTVLHNGVSAEIMHNAWPALWAKCNYEALQETGKLGEILFFMRAGYTGSQKYSTMMWAGDQNVDWSLDDGLASVIPAALSLAMSGHGLHHSDIGGYTTLFEMKRSKELLLRWCDFNAFTPMMRTHEGNRPGDNWQFDSDEETIAHFARMTTVFTTLKPYLKQAVAQNAATGLPVMRPLFLHYENDARTYTLKYQYLLGQDLLVAPVHEQGRSDWTLYLPEDHWVNLWTGETQSGGEVTVDAPVGKPPVFYRAKSEWASLFASLRHI, encoded by the coding sequence ATGAATTCGTTACAACAACGGTCAACCCCTTTAGAGCTGACGACGTTACAGAATGGATTTACGCTAACGTACCACCAGCGATTAATTTTACGTCACAGCGAAGCAGCCCCCTGTCTGTGGGTTGGTGCTGGCGTCGCCGATATCGACATGTTTCGTGGCAACTTCAACATTAAAGACAAACTTAACGAGAAAATTGCCCTGACCGATGCCACGGTCAGTGAATCAGCCGGCGGCTGGCGAGTACGCTTTAGTCGTGGTGATGCCGTCAATGCGACGCTGCATATCTCCACCGATGAAGCGGGTCGTTTGCAACTGTATCTGCACAATGACGATCCCGACCATAACCGTATCTGGCTGAGACTGGCGGCTAACCCGGATGACCATATCTACGGCTGCGGCGAGCAGTTCTCTTACTTCGACCTGCGTGGCAAGCCGTTTCCACTGTGGACCAGCGAACAGGGTGTGGGCCGAAATAAGAATAGCTACGTCACCTGGCAGGCCGACTGCAAAGAGAACGCAGGCGGCGACTACTACTGGACCTTCTTCCCACAACCCACGTTTGTCAGTACGCAGAAGTATTACTGCCACGTTGATAACAGTTGCTACATGAATTTTGACTTCAGCGCGCCGGATTATCACGAACTGGCGTTGTGGGAGGAGAAAACCACCCTGCGTATTGAATGCGCCGACACCTATATCGCGCTGCTGGAAAAACTGACCGCGCTGTTAGGTCGCCAACCAGAATTACCGGACTGGATTTATGATGGCGTCACGCTGGGCATTCAAGGCGGCACCGAAGTGTGCCAGAAGAAACTGGATACGATGCGTCGCGCTGGCGTGAAGGTAAACGGCATCTGGGCGCAGGACTGGTCCGGGATCCGCATGACATCATTCGGTAAGCGCGTGATGTGGAACTGGAAGTGGAACAGCGACAACTATCCACAACTGGACAGCCGTATCAAACAGTGGAACGCCGAAGGCGTGCAGTTCCTTTCATATATCAACCCGTATGTCGCCAGCGATAAAGACCTGTGCGCCGAAGCGGCAAAGCACGGTTATCTGGCAAAAGATACTTCCGGTAATGATTATCTGGTTGAATTTGGTGAGTTTTACGGCGGCGTGGTTGATTTGACCAACCCGGCGGCCTACGACTGGTTCAAAGACGTCATCAAGAAAAACATGATCGCACTCGGCTGCGGCGGCTGGATGGCGGACTTTGGCGAATACCTGCCGACCGACACGGTTCTGCATAACGGCGTCAGCGCGGAGATCATGCATAACGCCTGGCCTGCGCTGTGGGCAAAATGTAACTACGAGGCATTACAGGAAACCGGCAAACTCGGCGAGATCCTGTTCTTTATGCGCGCAGGCTATACCGGCAGTCAGAAATACTCGACCATGATGTGGGCGGGTGACCAGAACGTGGACTGGAGTCTGGACGATGGACTCGCCTCCGTTATTCCCGCTGCCCTGTCGCTGGCTATGAGCGGTCACGGCCTGCACCACAGCGATATTGGCGGCTATACCACTCTGTTTGAGATGAAACGCAGCAAAGAGTTGCTGCTGCGCTGGTGTGATTTCAATGCTTTCACGCCCATGATGCGCACCCACGAAGGTAACCGTCCCGGTGATAACTGGCAGTTTGACAGCGATGAGGAAACCATCGCCCATTTCGCCAGAATGACGACCGTGTTCACGACGTTGAAGCCGTACCTTAAGCAAGCCGTCGCGCAAAACGCCGCAACTGGCTTGCCAGTTATGCGTCCGTTGTTCCTGCATTACGAAAACGATGCGCGCACCTACACCCTGAAATACCAGTACCTGCTGGGGCAAGACCTGCTGGTCGCTCCGGTACATGAGCAGGGCCGCAGCGACTGGACGCTGTATCTGCCGGAGGATCATTGGGTGAATCTCTGGACAGGTGAAACGCAAAGCGGCGGCGAGGTAACCGTGGATGCGCCAGTAGGTAAACCGCCAGTCTTTTATCGCGCGAAAAGTGAGTGGGCGTCGCTGTTTGCATCTTTACGCCACATCTAA
- a CDS encoding aldose-1-epimerase yields the protein MHSGGKTLHLQAGHYCAKIVTVGAGLAELTHRGRHVVIPHKPEEIPLAHLGKVLIPWPNRVAKGCYQHNGKRFQLAINDPVTHSAIHGLLAWRDWQINQQSKTEASLTIFLPPSYGYPFALVSEVIYRLEETHGLHVFIRTQNLSDEIAPYGAGAHPYLTCNLHPIDGCELTLPASEETGSERDFTTPRRIAGTSIDHTFRVLTPEVEWEVRMTCASQNITTFLRSHQPWLQVYTGEKLARRGLAVEPMTCPPDAFNSGTGLIYLAPGETHQMHFLIGSE from the coding sequence ATGCATAGCGGTGGAAAAACACTTCATCTTCAGGCCGGGCACTACTGCGCGAAAATAGTCACAGTTGGCGCCGGATTAGCAGAACTGACGCACCGTGGGCGTCACGTCGTTATTCCCCATAAGCCGGAAGAGATACCGTTGGCGCATTTGGGAAAAGTGCTAATACCCTGGCCAAATCGCGTGGCAAAAGGCTGCTATCAACATAACGGCAAGCGCTTCCAGCTTGCTATTAACGATCCGGTTACGCATAGCGCTATTCATGGATTACTGGCCTGGCGGGACTGGCAGATTAATCAGCAGTCAAAAACGGAAGCGTCACTGACGATTTTTCTGCCGCCTTCTTATGGTTATCCCTTTGCGCTGGTTTCAGAGGTGATTTATCGACTGGAGGAAACACACGGGCTGCATGTCTTTATTCGTACGCAGAATCTGAGTGACGAAATCGCACCGTATGGTGCCGGAGCCCATCCCTATTTGACCTGCAATCTGCACCCCATTGATGGTTGTGAATTGACGCTTCCTGCGAGTGAAGAAACAGGTAGTGAACGGGATTTCACAACGCCGCGACGCATTGCAGGAACCTCTATCGATCATACATTCAGGGTCTTGACACCTGAGGTTGAGTGGGAAGTCAGGATGACCTGTGCCTCACAAAACATAACGACTTTTTTACGCAGCCATCAACCCTGGCTGCAGGTATATACCGGCGAGAAATTAGCAAGGCGTGGTCTTGCAGTGGAACCGATGACCTGCCCACCCGATGCCTTTAACTCCGGAACAGGCCTGATTTATCTCGCGCCAGGAGAAACACATCAGATGCATTTTCTCATCGGTAGCGAATAA
- the yihT gene encoding sulfofructosephosphate aldolase has translation MTTYTLKDITRPSGGFAMLAVDQREAMRLMFAAAGTPTPVTDQHLTDFKVNAAKILSPYASAILLDQQFCYRQAVEQNAVAKSCAMIVAADAFIPGNGIPVDSVVIDKTINPQAVKQDGAKALKLLVLWRSDEDAQQRLEMVKEFNTLCHSQGLLSIIEPVVRPPRRGDQFDREQAIIDAAKELGDSGADLYKVEMPLQGKGTQQALLSASQHLNEHINMPWVILSSGVDEKLFPRAVSVAMSAGASGFLAGRAVWSSVIGLPDSEMMLRDVSAPKLQRLGEIVDEMMARRR, from the coding sequence ATGACCACGTACACCCTGAAAGATATCACCAGACCTTCCGGCGGTTTCGCCATGCTGGCCGTTGACCAGCGTGAAGCAATGCGCCTGATGTTTGCCGCCGCAGGCACGCCAACGCCGGTCACCGATCAGCATCTCACGGATTTTAAAGTCAATGCTGCAAAAATTCTCTCGCCGTATGCCTCCGCGATCCTGCTTGACCAACAGTTTTGCTACCGCCAGGCGGTAGAGCAGAACGCCGTTGCCAAAAGCTGCGCCATGATTGTCGCCGCCGACGCCTTCATCCCGGGTAATGGCATCCCCGTCGACAGCGTAGTGATTGATAAAACCATCAATCCTCAGGCCGTCAAGCAGGATGGCGCGAAAGCCTTAAAACTGCTGGTGCTCTGGCGCAGTGATGAAGATGCGCAGCAACGTCTTGAAATGGTGAAAGAATTTAATACGTTGTGCCATAGCCAGGGTCTATTGAGCATCATCGAACCGGTAGTCCGTCCGCCGCGTCGCGGCGATCAATTCGATCGTGAACAGGCGATTATCGACGCCGCCAAAGAACTGGGCGACAGCGGCGCCGATCTCTATAAGGTCGAAATGCCGCTGCAGGGTAAAGGCACGCAGCAAGCCCTGCTCAGCGCGTCTCAACACCTGAACGAACACATCAATATGCCGTGGGTCATTCTCTCTTCCGGCGTTGATGAAAAGCTGTTTCCACGCGCGGTCAGCGTTGCGATGAGCGCAGGCGCTTCTGGCTTCCTGGCCGGTCGTGCGGTCTGGTCATCGGTGATTGGCCTGCCGGACAGCGAGATGATGCTGCGTGATGTGTCTGCACCTAAATTGCAACGCTTAGGTGAAATTGTCGATGAAATGATGGCCCGCCGCCGTTAA
- the yihU gene encoding sulfolactaldehyde 3-reductase, translating to MAVIAFIGLGQMGAPMASNLLKQGHQLSVFDVNPDAVQRLVEKGAQPARSPAQAAEGAEFVITMLPNGDLVRSVLLGEKGVCERLSPQALVIDMSTIHPLQTDKLIADLRVKGFAMMDVPVGRTSDHAVAGTLLLLAGGTPDQVERATPVLMAMGNELINAGGPGMGIRVKLINNYMSIALNALSAEAAVLCEALGLSFDVALQVMSGTPAGKGHFTTSWPNKVLKGDLSPAFMIDLAHKDLGIALDVANQLHVPMPLGAASREVYNQARAAGRGREDWTAILEQVRTSAGLKNHH from the coding sequence ATGGCAGTCATCGCATTTATCGGATTAGGACAGATGGGCGCCCCAATGGCGAGCAACTTACTCAAACAGGGTCACCAACTTAGCGTTTTTGACGTTAACCCCGATGCCGTCCAACGTCTGGTCGAAAAAGGGGCACAACCAGCCCGCTCTCCAGCACAGGCCGCAGAAGGCGCTGAGTTTGTCATCACTATGCTGCCCAACGGCGATCTGGTGCGCAGCGTATTATTGGGCGAAAAAGGCGTTTGCGAACGCCTCTCCCCACAAGCGCTGGTGATCGATATGTCAACCATCCATCCCTTGCAGACTGACAAGCTGATCGCCGACCTTCGCGTTAAAGGCTTCGCCATGATGGATGTCCCGGTCGGGAGAACCTCGGATCACGCCGTTGCCGGTACATTGCTGTTGCTGGCGGGCGGCACACCGGACCAGGTCGAGCGCGCCACACCGGTACTGATGGCAATGGGGAATGAGTTGATTAACGCCGGCGGCCCAGGAATGGGGATCCGCGTGAAGTTGATTAACAACTACATGAGCATTGCGCTGAATGCCCTGTCAGCCGAAGCCGCCGTGCTGTGTGAAGCGCTGGGTCTCTCCTTCGATGTCGCGCTACAGGTCATGAGCGGGACACCCGCAGGTAAAGGTCACTTCACCACCTCGTGGCCGAACAAAGTGCTGAAAGGCGATCTTTCCCCGGCCTTCATGATCGACCTGGCCCACAAAGATCTCGGCATCGCGCTGGATGTCGCCAACCAGCTGCACGTTCCTATGCCGCTCGGCGCGGCGTCCAGGGAAGTTTATAACCAGGCACGAGCCGCTGGCCGTGGGCGGGAAGACTGGACCGCCATTCTTGAACAGGTTCGCACTTCTGCCGGACTGAAAAACCACCATTGA